GCGAGATCGTTGAGCAGGCGGCACCGAATGACTTCTTCGACAATCCGCAGAATGATCGGACGAAGTTGTTCTTGAGTCAGATTTTGCATTGATGGTTTGTGAGTAAAACGAACCCGGCCTTGTGCCGGGTTTGTTTTTTTGGGGGTCAGGATACGGTGAGGGTTTCGTGTTCTTTGTGCTCGGTGTATTTGAACGCGCCTCGCAAGTCTGCCCCCTCGCCCAGGGTTTTCACGTCGGTCAGCAAGTACGGGTAGCGATCCAACAGTCGCATCAGCAGTATCAGCGCCTTGGGCGGTAATACTTCACCGCGCTCGTACCTGGAAAATGCGTTATGGCCTCCACCTGACAGCAGTTGCACCGTCTCTTTTTGCGTCAGGTGTAATTTGCGCCGTATGCGCTTCATCTCGGCACCGATCATTTGCCGGGCAGCGATAACCAACTCATCACCTGCTTGTGTATAGCGATCAGCACTATCGGTGTCGTCATCCCATTCGACTTCCCCGCACTGCTGACATTCCCAGCCAGAAAGATCATCCACGCGGCGTTCCATGCCTTTGACACTCAGGGTTTCGCCGCGTCCCTCAAAATGCCTCATTCCCTCACGGGCACCACAGCTGAAACATTGCCGGGTTTTCATGGGTTTTTCTCCTTGAAGGAGATTATCGGTGGGCCGCCACCGGGGCGGTAGGTCACCTTGATGTAAATCTCCAGGTCTTTTGAGTTGATGTGATACACGTCTTGCCAGACTCGATGATCGTCGTAGCTGGTTATCGATTTGTACAACATCCTGTTCTGCAACTCGAAAACGATCTCTCGCATCTCTGTGAAACTGAAACCGAGATCCAGGCCGGTTTTTTCCGCGGTCTTGGTGAAGGCTTGTCTGCCAAGCCGCCGGACCTCAGCCTTGATCACCGCCAAGTCGTAATGGGGTGTGTTCTTTTCCATAAGAAACCAAAACCCTGTCCCTGAAATTACCCTTAAAGGGTAATTTTGACCAATCGAAAATCCCGCTCCATGCGTCTCCTTTTGACCCTAGGTGGTTGCCGTCCTACAAGGGTCTGACTAACATGTCAGAAAATTCATCCTATGATTGGATGAAAGGGCGAATCCTATGTCAGAAATTTCTCCACTTATTAAGCGATCCTTGGTCGATCAGGCCTTGGATCAGTTGCGCCAGCGCATCAACAGCGGCGTCTGGCAGGTCGGCGAGCGTCTGCCGACCGAACCCGAGCTGTGCGCCGAGTTGGGCATCAGCCGCAACACCGTGCGTGAAGCCATGCGCGTGTTGGCGTTTTCCGGGTTGATCGAGATCCGTCAGGGCGACGGCAGTTACCTGCGCGCAGTGGTCGATCCGCTGGACACGCTCAAAGCATTGTCCCGCTGCTCGCCGGAGCAGGCCCGGGAAACCCGGCACATCCTTGAAGTCGAAGCCATCGGCCTGGCGGCATTACGCCGTACCGATGAAGACCTCGTCGCGTTGCGTGAAGCACTCGGCACCAGCGGCAGCCACTACCACGGCGACCTCGACACCTATATCGCCTGCGATCTGGTGTTTCACCGCCGTTTGGTCGACGCCGCGCACAACCCGACCCTCAGCGAGCTGTATCGCTATTTCTCCAGCATCGTCGGCGCGCAATTGCGCCAGACCCTGAACATCGTCCCGCGCCGTCAGGAAGTGTTCGACCTGCACATCGAGTTGCTCGATGCCGTCGAACAACGTGACCCGGAACGGGCCAAAGCTTTGTCGAGACAGTTGATCAATGAACCTTGAAACCGAGAAATCCATGTCCCGCAGTGATTTATCCACAACCCCCAAACGCACGGCAGAGCTTGAAGAGCTGCTGATCGATGCCGAGGCCGATGACGAACAGGTGCAGCAAAGTCACCCGCTGGTTCGGCGTCCGTGGCTCTTGCTGTTGGGGCTGATTCTCGTGGCGCTGAACCTGCGTCCGGCGTTGTCGAGCATGGCGCCGTTGCTCAGCGATGTGTCGAAAAGCCTTGGCCTGTCGGCGGCTCAGGCCGGTTTGCTGACCACACTGCCGGTGCTTTGCCTTGGCTTGTTCGCACCGCTGGCGCCGATTCTGGCGCGACGTTTCGGTGCCGAGCGCGTCGTCCTTGGCATTCTGCTGACACTTGCTGGCGGCATTATCTTGCGCAGCAATTTCGGGGAGATCGGTCTGTTCGCCGGCAGCGTATTGGGCGGCGCCAGCATCGGCATCATCGGCGTACTGCTGCCGGGCATCGTCAAGCGCGACTTCGCCAAACACGCCGGCATCATGACCGGTGTCTACACCATGGCCCTGTGTCTCGGCGCGGCGATGGCAGCGGGTTCGAGCGTGCCGTTAAGTGAGCATTTTGATCACAGCTGGGCCATGGGACTCGGCTTCTGGGTGATTCCTGCGCTGGTCGCGGCTGTGTTCTGGCTGCCGCAAGTCGGCCAGAAACACGGTGTGCACAATGTTGCTTATCGCGTGCGCGGGCTGTTACGTGATCCGCTGGCGTGGCAGGTGACCTTGTACATGGGCCTGCAATCGTCGCTGGCTTACATCGTGTTCGGCTGGTTGCCGTCGATTTTGATTGGTCGCGGTCTGACGCCGACCCAGGCGGGTCTGGTGCTGTCCGGTTCAGTGATCGTCCAGCTCGCCAGTTCGCTGGCGGCGCCGTGGCTGGCGACCCGCGGCAAGGATCAGCGCTTGGCGATTGTGGTGGTGATGGCGCTGACCCTCGGCGGTCTGTTCGGTTGCCTGTATGCGCCGATCGAAGGCCTGTGGGGCTGGGCGATTCTGCTCGGTCTGGGGCAGGGTGGTGCATTCAGTCTGGCGCTGACGTTGATCGTACTGCGTTCGCGTGACTCCCATGTCGCAGCCAACCTGTCGAGCATGGCCCAAGGCTTCGGCTACACGCTGGCGTCGATGGGGCCGTTTGCGGTCGGCATCGTGCATGACTGGACCGGCGGCTGGAATGCGGTGGGCTGGATCTTCGGCATCATTGGCACAGGGGCGATCATCGCCGGCCTCGGCGCCGGGCGTGCGTTGTATGTGCAAGTGCAAAGCGAAAGGATCTAACGCGATTCAAACTGCAGGCTCACTCCTACAGGGTTTTGTGTGTTGTCGGTATTCGGTGTGCGAATGCCGATAGTGTTTCCCGGCGTTGCAGATTATCGTGCTGGCAATCTGTCCACTTTCCGGAGTTTGCCCATGAGTGAAGCCCATGCCGCGTTGATCACCCGCTTCTACCAGGCCTTCCAGCGTCTAGACGCCGAGGCCATGGCCGCGTGTTACACCGATGATGTGGTGTTCAGCGACCCGGCTTTTGGCGAGCTGCGCGGACGCGATGCCGGCGACATGTGGCGGATGCTCACCACCCGGGCCAAGGACTTCTCGCTGACCTTCGACAACGTCCGCGCCGACGAGCGCAGCGGTGGCGCGCATTGGGTGGCGACTTATCTGTTCAGCCAGACCGGCAACGTGGTGGTCAACGATATCCAGGCGCGCTTCGTGTTCCGTGACGGCAAGATCTGCGAGCACCACGATCATTTCGATCTGTGGCGCTGGTCGCGTCAGGCCTTGGGTTTCAAAGGTCTGCTGCTGGGGTGGACGCCGCTGGTACGCAACGCCGTACGTGCTCAGGCACTGAAGGGACTGAAGGCATTTCAGGCCGGTCGCTGATAAGATCGCGGCCTGTTTCCTGCGCGCCATGATCCCAAAGTGACCAGCCTTAGCGAAAAATCTGTCGATGTTGCCGAACCGGTGAGCAAGTCCTGGTTCGTCTACCTCGTTCGCGCCGCCAACGGTTCGTTGTACTGCGGGATCAGCGACGATCCCGTCCGCCGTTTCGCCAAGCATCAGAGCGGCAAAGGTGCGCGTTTCTTCCTCTCCAGCCCGGCCATGGCGCTGGTGTACACCGAACGGTGTCGCGACAAGAGCGATGCGCTGCGCCAGGAGCGGTTGATCAAAAAACTGCGCAAGAGTGCGAAGGAATGCCTGGTCGCGTCCTATCAAACTGACTGATCAGATTCTGTCGGGTCGTAGAAATCCATGCGGGTCGAGCCGACAGCCACACAAATGACAGGCAAAAAAAAGCCGCCTTGCGGGGCGGTTTTTTTCGTAACCCTCGGTTTGCGGCCGGGGTTACTGTTTCTCACTGGATACGCTAGCGTGGGTGAAGATTATTCGTCTTTTTGCCATCGAGCAAGCCTACGACGATTTTTTCGAAGAGCGCGATTTTAGATCCATTTGTTTAAGCGGCGGTTCTGAAACGCGATTACTCTCCATCCGCTCGCATGACAGTGCAGCTAGTGAGGCTTGGCTGATTGGCGTAACGGTTTCACGCCCTTTGACATGGTGTTGCTCCCGTGCCGGAATGATTTTTCAAAGGGTGTCTCAATCGGCCGCCTCACTGGATACGCTAGCGTGTATCCGAAGGCGTACGTGGTCCGGTAAGCGCGCTGGAGGTTTGGCCCCCGACTGGAGGCCAAAACGTATGAAGCTTTTGCTGCGTACTCTGAGCCTCGTATGGAGATCGTTTAAAGCAGTTCGCTTTTACGAGTTCCTGCGAGATCACTTTGATGACCTGATGTAAGGGTTATCGATGTGAGGACGACCGCCTCGGTTTCGGCTGAGGTGTTTTTTTTCGTTCGGGAGCCCACACTCGTCTTATCAATCTGACTGATCAGTTCCCATCAGCCAGATCTGTAGGCTGCTAAGTAAATGCGCGCTAAGCTGCCGACTCACT
The sequence above is drawn from the Pseudomonas sp. FP2196 genome and encodes:
- a CDS encoding type II toxin-antitoxin system MqsA family antitoxin; the protein is MKTRQCFSCGAREGMRHFEGRGETLSVKGMERRVDDLSGWECQQCGEVEWDDDTDSADRYTQAGDELVIAARQMIGAEMKRIRRKLHLTQKETVQLLSGGGHNAFSRYERGEVLPPKALILLMRLLDRYPYLLTDVKTLGEGADLRGAFKYTEHKEHETLTVS
- a CDS encoding type II toxin-antitoxin system MqsR family toxin, which translates into the protein MEKNTPHYDLAVIKAEVRRLGRQAFTKTAEKTGLDLGFSFTEMREIVFELQNRMLYKSITSYDDHRVWQDVYHINSKDLEIYIKVTYRPGGGPPIISFKEKNP
- a CDS encoding FadR/GntR family transcriptional regulator, with the protein product MSEISPLIKRSLVDQALDQLRQRINSGVWQVGERLPTEPELCAELGISRNTVREAMRVLAFSGLIEIRQGDGSYLRAVVDPLDTLKALSRCSPEQARETRHILEVEAIGLAALRRTDEDLVALREALGTSGSHYHGDLDTYIACDLVFHRRLVDAAHNPTLSELYRYFSSIVGAQLRQTLNIVPRRQEVFDLHIELLDAVEQRDPERAKALSRQLINEP
- a CDS encoding CynX/NimT family MFS transporter, yielding MNLETEKSMSRSDLSTTPKRTAELEELLIDAEADDEQVQQSHPLVRRPWLLLLGLILVALNLRPALSSMAPLLSDVSKSLGLSAAQAGLLTTLPVLCLGLFAPLAPILARRFGAERVVLGILLTLAGGIILRSNFGEIGLFAGSVLGGASIGIIGVLLPGIVKRDFAKHAGIMTGVYTMALCLGAAMAAGSSVPLSEHFDHSWAMGLGFWVIPALVAAVFWLPQVGQKHGVHNVAYRVRGLLRDPLAWQVTLYMGLQSSLAYIVFGWLPSILIGRGLTPTQAGLVLSGSVIVQLASSLAAPWLATRGKDQRLAIVVVMALTLGGLFGCLYAPIEGLWGWAILLGLGQGGAFSLALTLIVLRSRDSHVAANLSSMAQGFGYTLASMGPFAVGIVHDWTGGWNAVGWIFGIIGTGAIIAGLGAGRALYVQVQSERI
- a CDS encoding nuclear transport factor 2 family protein, encoding MSEAHAALITRFYQAFQRLDAEAMAACYTDDVVFSDPAFGELRGRDAGDMWRMLTTRAKDFSLTFDNVRADERSGGAHWVATYLFSQTGNVVVNDIQARFVFRDGKICEHHDHFDLWRWSRQALGFKGLLLGWTPLVRNAVRAQALKGLKAFQAGR
- a CDS encoding GIY-YIG nuclease family protein encodes the protein MTSLSEKSVDVAEPVSKSWFVYLVRAANGSLYCGISDDPVRRFAKHQSGKGARFFLSSPAMALVYTERCRDKSDALRQERLIKKLRKSAKECLVASYQTD